Genomic segment of Serinicoccus hydrothermalis:
ATCGAGGTGCCCCAGGCGATCTCGGGGTAGGCGACGACGGGGGCGATCTCGCTCAGCGTGTCGTAGTCCTCCTGGGTCAGGCCGGAGTAGGCGGCGAGGATGACGTCCGGCTCGGTGCCCGCGACGGCCTCGAAGTCGATGCCGTCGGCCTCGTCGAACAGCACCGGGGTCTCGGCGTCCAGCTCGGTGAGGGCGTCCTCGACCCAGGGCAGCACGCCGTCGCCGTCGTCATCGCCCCAGGCGGCCTCGCTCATGCCGACGGGCACGACGCCGAGGGCCAGCGGCACCTCGTGGTTGGCCCACGCGACCGTGGCGACCCGCTCCGGCTTCTCCTCGATCGTGGTCTCGCCGAAGGCGTGCTCGATGGTGACCGGGAACGAGCCCGACCCCGCCTCGGCGGAGTCGCCGGAGTCGGCGCCCTCGGAGGCGCCGGCGGAGTCGCTGGAGTCCCCGGCGGTGGTGCCGCTGTCGCCGCAGGCGCTCAGGGCCAGGGCGGCGGTGAGGGCCGTGGCGGTCCCCAGGACGCGAAGCGTGTGCATGTTGCTCCTTAGTGAAGTTAGGTAAGGCGAACTTAATGTATATCCTGGCGGTGGATGTGACCGAATGCCCCGCGCTCGACATCCTCCCGTGCAGCAGACCACCCCGAGGAGCACCGTTCGACATGGCCAAGAGCAACGTCCAGGCGACGAGGCGCAAGCCCACCGACGCCCGCGCCCTGCGGCTGCAGGTGCGTGGCGCCCAGCGCCCCACCCCGACCTTCGCCCGCATCACACTGGGCGGCCCCGACCTGGCCGAGTTCGGCCCGATGGGTGACGACCAGTGGTTCCGGCTCTTCCTGCCGACCGGCGGCCTCGAGTCGCTCCGGCACGTGCCGGACAAGCTGACGACCGCCTCGTATGCCCGCTACATGCTCGTCCCCGCGTCCCAGCGCCCGGTCATCCGCAACTACACGGTCCGGGCCTACCGCGCCGAGGGTGTGGACGGCCCCGAGATCGACGTCGACTTCGTCGTCCACGGCACCGAGGAGGCCGGTGACGCCGGTCCCGCCTCGCTCTGGGCGCAGTCGTGCTCGGTCGGGGACGAGGTCGCCATCATCGACGAGGGCGCGATCTTCAACGCCCCGGCCGCCAGCACCCTGCTCCTCGCCGCCGACGAGTCGGCCCTGCCGGCCGTCGCCGGGATCCTGCGGGACGCCCCGCGCGACGCCGTGGGCACCGCCGTGATCGAGGTGCCGGAGGACGCCGACCGGCAGGTCCTCGACGAGCCGGAGGGCGTCGAGGTGCGCTGGGTGGTGCGTGGGGCCGTGGCCCACCCCGGTGAGGCCGCGCTGGCGGAGATGTCGCGCGTCCCCGTGCCCGCCGGCGAGGTGTATGCCTGGGTCGCCGGCGAGTCCGACCTCGCGACCGGCCTGCGCCGGCACTGGGTGAAGCAGGGCATACCCAAGACCCGGATCAGCTTCTGCGGCTACTGGAAGGCCGGCGACAGCCACTGAGCGGGGCGCTCACCCCGGCAGTGCCTCCCGCCCACCCAGGACGCGCCCGAGCAGCCTGCTCCCGGGGCCATCTCGAGGAGCATCTCCGCCGAGTCGGCCCAGAACTCGGCGTCCCCGTCGAGGGCCTCCGCCCGTGCCACGAACTCCTCCAGCACGGCCTCCACCCGCTGGTCCGCGTCCTCGTCGGGCGCCAGCACGGCCCCCAGACGAGCGAAGCACGCCTCCAGCCACGCCGCGTGGCAGCGGGCATACGCCCGCAGCGAGCTGTTGACCCGCTGCCGGACCGCGACGCCCCCCTGGAGGTCGAGCAGGACCACGTGGCCCGCCCGGAGGAGCTGCCGCTCCTGCGCGTCGGTGACCCCCGAGCCCTCGAGGACCTCGACGAGCACCCCGGTGTCGGCGACGCCGAAGACCGATCCTCGCCACCCCGGAGCGCCCAGGACGAGTGCGTCGTCGGGCAGCAGGACGAGCGCGGGGGACAGGCCGGCCACGTAGGGGAGACCGGCGAGGGGCCACTCCCGGTGCAGCGCGGCCACGTCCTCGACCCTCGTCGTGCGCGGGAGCGTGGTGAGGGCATACCCGGCCTCCTCGAAGCACCCCACGCAGAGGGTGCCGAAAGGGTGGTGCAGGCCCGCGGCGGGGTGGTCGTGCATCTTCGCTCAGATGACGAAGCGGAAGAGCGGGCTGTCCGGGTGGATCGGCTCGATCTCCAGGGAGCTGGCGTCCATGCGCTCGAGCAGCGGCTGCAGGTCCTCGCGCGCCCCGAGCTCGATGCCGACGAGGGCGGGGCCGGTCTCGCGGTTGTTGCGCTTGACGTACTCGAACAGCGCGATGTCGTCCTCCGGCCCGAGCACCTCGTTGAGGAACTGGCGCAGCATGCCCGGCTCCTGCGGGAAGTCGACGAGGAAGTAGTGCTTGAGCCCCTCGTGGATGAGGGAGCGCTCCATGACCTCGGGGTAGCGCAGCAGGTCGTTGTTGCCGCCCGAGACGACCACGACGACGTCGAGCCCGGTCAGGTCGCCGACCGCGTCCAGCGCGGCCGCAGCCAGGGCCCCGGCGGGCTCGGCGATGATGCCGTCGCTCTGGTAGAGCCGGATCATCTCGGTGCAGATGCGGCCCTCGGGCACCGCGACCAGCTCGGGGGTATGCCGTCGCACCACGTCGAAGGTGTGCGCGCCGACCTTCTGCACCGCGGCACCGTCGACGAAGCGGTCGATCTCCTCCAGCGCCACCGGCTCCCCGGCGTGGGTGGCGGCCATCATGCTGGCCGCCCCGGCGGGCTCGGCGGCCACCACGCGCACGTGCGGCGCGTGCTCGCCGAACCAGGTGAGGCAGCCGGCGAGCAGCCCGCCGCCGCCGCAGGGCACGACGACGACGTCCGGCGGGCCCGGCAGGTCCTCGCTGATCTCCCGGGCGATGGTGCCCTGCCCGGCGATCGTGTGCGGGTGGTCGAAGGCCGGGACGAGGGTCGCCCCGGTGCGGCCGGCGTCGGCCAGGGCTGCCGCGGCCGCCTCGTCGTAGGTGCGGCCGACGACGACGACCTCCACCCAGTCGCCGCCGATGGTGGCGACCCGGTCCCGCTTCTGGCGCGGGGTGCTGGCCGGGAGGTAGATGCGCGCGTTGACGCCGAGGGTCGCGCAGGCATACGCGACGCCCTGGGCGTGGTTGCCCGCGCTGGCGCAGACCACCCCGGCCCAGATCTGCTCGCTGTCGAGCTGGGCGATGAGGTTGGCGGCGCCGCGGCCCTTGTAGGAGCGGACCGGCTGCTGGTCCTCCCGCTTGAGCCAGACGCGTGCACCGGTCTCCTCGGAGAGCCGGATGCTGCGCTCCAGCGGCGTCCGGTGGACGCGGCCGGCGATCCGCTGCGCCGCGGCCTCGATGTCCGCCGCGGTGGGCAGCGTGGTCGAGTCGGTCGACGCGCGGGTGGGCGAGGGCATACCCCTGATCCTACGGCGACGCGGGACGGGTCTTGACCCTGCGTCAGCCGAACATGATCGCGGCCTCGTCCCACTGGTCGCGGGGGACCGTCTTGATCTCGTTGGTCGCGTCGCGCAGGTTGACGTTGACGATGTCCATGCCTTGCAGGGCGACCATCGTGCCCCACTTCTTGGCGCTCACCGAGTCGATGGCGGCGGTGCCGAAGCGGGTGGCGAGGACGCGGTCGTAGGAGCTCGGCACCCCGCCGCGCTGCAGGTGGCCGAGGGTGGTGTTGCGCGTCTCGATGCCCGTGCGCTCCTCGACCATGCGGGTCACGGCCTCGCCGATCCCGCCGAGCAGCGGCCGCCCGAAGCCGTCGACCCGGTCGCTGGACACCTGCTCCGTCCCGGCGAAGGTGAAGCCCTCGGCCACGACGATCGTCGGTGCGCGGCCGCGGTCCATGGCGTTCTGCACCCACTCGCACAGCTGCTCGGGGGCCACCGGCACCTCGGGGATGAGGATGGCGTGGGCGCCGCTGGCGATGCCCGCGTGCAGCGCGATCCACCCGACGTGCCGCCCCATGACCTCGACGATCATGCACCGGGAGTGCGCCTCGCCGGTGGTCCGGAGCCGGTCGATCGACTCGGTGGCGATGGAGACGGCCGTGTCGAAGCCGAAGGTGCGGTCGGTCGCGGACAGGTCGTTGTCGATCGTCTTCGGCACCCCGACGACGTTGATGCCCTCGTCGTGGAACATCCGGGCCACGGTCAGCGTCCCCTCGCCGCCGATGGCGACGAGCGCGTCGATCTCGTGCTTGTCCATGACCTCCTTGACCCGCTCCACCCCGCCGGTGCGGATGGGGCTGATCCGGGAGGTCCCGAGGATGGTGCCGCCGACCTTGGACAGCCCGCGCACCTTCTTGCGCGGCAGCGAGACGATGTCGTCCTCGACCAGCCCGCGGAAGCCGTCCTTGATCCCGACGAACTCGTGCTCGTAGATCCGGTCGCCCTTGAGCACGACACCGCGGATGACGGCGTTGAGTCCGGGGCAGTCTCCGCCTGAGGTCAGCAGGCCGATCTTCATCATGTGTCCTTCACGGAGGCGGGCGGTACGAGCGCGCGCCGGCCACCCCAGGGACGTGACCGGCGCCGATGCGCTCCCAGGGTATGACGTGACGTCACCTGCGTTCCACTTCCGCCCGGCCCCGGCGCGGTCGCCGGCCGGCGCAGACCGACCGACCGGTCGGGCCGCCGCTGTGGCATCGTGTGCGCCATGTCGACCGCCGCCGCGTCCTCCGCGCAGACCTCCTCGCTCGTCCTCGCTGACCGGTTGGTGCCTCGCCGGGGCGTGCTCACCGACGTCGGGCTCATCGCCGGCGGCGTGGTCGTCGTCTCGCTGCTCGCCCTCGTCGAGTTCCGCATCGGCCCGGTGCCCATCACGGGCCAGACACTGGGCGTCATGCTCGTCGGCTCCGCCCTGGG
This window contains:
- a CDS encoding iron-siderophore ABC transporter substrate-binding protein, with the protein product MHTLRVLGTATALTAALALSACGDSGTTAGDSSDSAGASEGADSGDSAEAGSGSFPVTIEHAFGETTIEEKPERVATVAWANHEVPLALGVVPVGMSEAAWGDDDGDGVLPWVEDALTELDAETPVLFDEADGIDFEAVAGTEPDVILAAYSGLTQEDYDTLSEIAPVVAYPEIAWGTSMNDMIEMNATAIGMPEEGQALIDDLDQQIQDTLAEYPDLEGAAPLFSYVDPNDISQIGFYTTHDPRAGFLSDIGMSTPQIVEERSAESEAFYETVSAENSDLLEDVDVFITYGDPDGEILDLVQNDPLMGQIPAIESGAVAILEDNTPLAAAANPSPLAIEWGLSDYLGLLNEALTSSR
- a CDS encoding siderophore-interacting protein; its protein translation is MAKSNVQATRRKPTDARALRLQVRGAQRPTPTFARITLGGPDLAEFGPMGDDQWFRLFLPTGGLESLRHVPDKLTTASYARYMLVPASQRPVIRNYTVRAYRAEGVDGPEIDVDFVVHGTEEAGDAGPASLWAQSCSVGDEVAIIDEGAIFNAPAASTLLLAADESALPAVAGILRDAPRDAVGTAVIEVPEDADRQVLDEPEGVEVRWVVRGAVAHPGEAALAEMSRVPVPAGEVYAWVAGESDLATGLRRHWVKQGIPKTRISFCGYWKAGDSH
- the ilvA gene encoding threonine ammonia-lyase IlvA: MPSPTRASTDSTTLPTAADIEAAAQRIAGRVHRTPLERSIRLSEETGARVWLKREDQQPVRSYKGRGAANLIAQLDSEQIWAGVVCASAGNHAQGVAYACATLGVNARIYLPASTPRQKRDRVATIGGDWVEVVVVGRTYDEAAAAALADAGRTGATLVPAFDHPHTIAGQGTIAREISEDLPGPPDVVVVPCGGGGLLAGCLTWFGEHAPHVRVVAAEPAGAASMMAATHAGEPVALEEIDRFVDGAAVQKVGAHTFDVVRRHTPELVAVPEGRICTEMIRLYQSDGIIAEPAGALAAAALDAVGDLTGLDVVVVVSGGNNDLLRYPEVMERSLIHEGLKHYFLVDFPQEPGMLRQFLNEVLGPEDDIALFEYVKRNNRETGPALVGIELGAREDLQPLLERMDASSLEIEPIHPDSPLFRFVI
- a CDS encoding 6-phosphofructokinase; the encoded protein is MKIGLLTSGGDCPGLNAVIRGVVLKGDRIYEHEFVGIKDGFRGLVEDDIVSLPRKKVRGLSKVGGTILGTSRISPIRTGGVERVKEVMDKHEIDALVAIGGEGTLTVARMFHDEGINVVGVPKTIDNDLSATDRTFGFDTAVSIATESIDRLRTTGEAHSRCMIVEVMGRHVGWIALHAGIASGAHAILIPEVPVAPEQLCEWVQNAMDRGRAPTIVVAEGFTFAGTEQVSSDRVDGFGRPLLGGIGEAVTRMVEERTGIETRNTTLGHLQRGGVPSSYDRVLATRFGTAAIDSVSAKKWGTMVALQGMDIVNVNLRDATNEIKTVPRDQWDEAAIMFG